Proteins encoded by one window of Arabidopsis thaliana chromosome 2, partial sequence:
- the DML1 gene encoding demeter-like 1 (demeter-like 1 (DML1); FUNCTIONS IN: protein binding, DNA N-glycosylase activity, DNA-(apurinic or apyrimidinic site) lyase activity; INVOLVED IN: DNA repair, chromatin silencing, negative regulation of chromatin silencing, DNA methylation, DNA demethylation; LOCATED IN: nucleus; EXPRESSED IN: 21 plant structures; EXPRESSED DURING: 13 growth stages; CONTAINS InterPro DOMAIN/s: DNA glycosylase (InterPro:IPR011257), Endonuclease III-like, iron-sulphur cluster loop motif (InterPro:IPR003651), HhH-GPD domain (InterPro:IPR003265); BEST Arabidopsis thaliana protein match is: HhH-GPD base excision DNA repair family protein (TAIR:AT5G04560.1); Has 35333 Blast hits to 34131 proteins in 2444 species: Archae - 798; Bacteria - 22429; Metazoa - 974; Fungi - 991; Plants - 531; Viruses - 0; Other Eukaryotes - 9610 (source: NCBI BLink).) → MEKQRREESSFQQPPWIPQTPMKPFSPICPYTVEDQYHSSQLEERRFVGNKDMSGLDHLSFGDLLALANTASLIFSGQTPIPTRNTEVMQKGTEEVESLSSVSNNVAEQILKTPEKPKRKKHRPKVRREAKPKREPKPRAPRKSVVTDGQESKTPKRKYVRKKVEVSKDQDATPVESSAAVETSTRPKRLCRRVLDFEAENGENQTNGDIREAGEMESALQEKQLDSGNQELKDCLLSAPSTPKRKRSQGKRKGVQPKKNGSNLEEVDISMAQAAKRRQGPTCCDMNLSGIQYDEQCDYQKMHWLYSPNLQQGGMRYDAICSKVFSGQQHNYVSAFHATCYSSTSQLSANRVLTVEERREGIFQGRQESELNVLSDKIDTPIKKKTTGHARFRNLSSMNKLVEVPEHLTSGYCSKPQQNNKILVDTRVTVSKKKPTKSEKSQTKQKNLLPNLCRFPPSFTGLSPDELWKRRNSIETISELLRLLDINREHSETALVPYTMNSQIVLFGGGAGAIVPVTPVKKPRPRPKVDLDDETDRVWKLLLENINSEGVDGSDEQKAKWWEEERNVFRGRADSFIARMHLVQGDRRFTPWKGSVVDSVVGVFLTQNVSDHLSSSAFMSLASQFPVPFVPSSNFDAGTSSMPSIQITYLDSEETMSSPPDHNHSSVTLKNTQPDEEKDYVPSNETSRSSSEIAISAHESVDKTTDSKEYVDSDRKGSSVEVDKTDEKCRVLNLFPSEDSALTCQHSMVSDAPQNTERAGSSSEIDLEGEYRTSFMKLLQGVQVSLEDSNQVSPNMSPGDCSSEIKGFQSMKEPTKSSVDSSEPGCCSQQDGDVLSCQKPTLKEKGKKVLKEEKKAFDWDCLRREAQARAGIREKTRSTMDTVDWKAIRAADVKEVAETIKSRGMNHKLAERIQGFLDRLVNDHGSIDLEWLRDVPPDKAKEYLLSFNGLGLKSVECVRLLTLHHLAFPVDTNVGRIAVRLGWVPLQPLPESLQLHLLEMYPMLESIQKYLWPRLCKLDQKTLYELHYQMITFGKVFCTKSKPNCNACPMKGECRHFASAFASARLALPSTEKGMGTPDKNPLPLHLPEPFQREQGSEVVQHSEPAKKVTCCEPIIEEPASPEPETAEVSIADIEEAFFEDPEEIPTIRLNMDAFTSNLKKIMEHNKELQDGNMSSALVALTAETASLPMPKLKNISQLRTEHRVYELPDEHPLLAQLEKREPDDPCSYLLAIWTPGETADSIQPSVSTCIFQANGMLCDEETCFSCNSIKETRSQIVRGTILIPCRTAMRGSFPLNGTYFQVNEVFADHASSLNPINVPRELIWELPRRTVYFGTSVPTIFKGLSTEKIQACFWKGYVCVRGFDRKTRGPKPLIARLHFPASKLKGQQANLA, encoded by the exons atggagaaacagaggagagaagaaagcagCTTTCAACAACCTCCATGGATTCCTCAGACACCCATGAAGCCATTTTCACCGATCTGCCCATACACGGTGGAGGATCAATATCATAGCAGTCAATTGGAGGAAAG GAGATTTGTTGGGAACAAGGATATGAGTGGTCTTGATCACTTGTCTTTTGGGGATTTGCTTGCTCTAGCTAACACTGCATCCCTCATATTCTCTGGTCAGACTCCAATACCTACAA GAAACACAGAGGTTATGCAAAAAGGTACTGAAGAAGTGGAGAGTTTGAGCTCAGTGAGTAACAATGTTGCTGAACAGATCCTCAAGACTCCTGAAAAACctaagaggaagaagcatcgGCCAAAGGTTCGTAGAGAAGCTAAACCCAAGAGGGAGCCTAAACCACGAGCTCCGAGGAAGTCTGTTGTCACCGATGGTCAAGAAAGCAAAACACCAAAGAGGAAATATGTGCGGAAGAAGGTTGAAGTCAGTAAGGATCAAGACGCTACTCCGGTTGAATCATCAGCAGCTGTTGAAACTTCAACTCGTCCTAAGAGGCTCTGTAGACGAGTCTTGGATTTTGAAGCCGAAAATGGAGAAAACCAGACCAACGGTGACATTAGAGAAGCAGGTGAGATGGAATCAGCTCTTCAAGAGAAGCAGTTAGATTCTGGGAATCAAGAGTTAAAAGATTGCCTTCTTTCGGCTCCTAGCACGCCCAAGAGAAAGCGCAGCCAAGGTAAAAGAAAGGGAGTtcaaccaaagaaaaatggCAGTAATCTAGAAGAAGTCGATATTTCGATGGCGCAAGCTGCAAAGAGAAGACAAGGACCAACTTGTTGCGACATGAATCTATCAGGGATTCAGTATGATGAGCAATGTGACTACCAGAAAATGCATTGGTTGTATTCCCCAAACTTGCAACAGGGAGGGATGAGATATGATGCCATTTGCAGCAAAGTATTCTCTGGACAACAGCACAATTATGTTTCTGCCTTTCACGCTACGTGCTACAGTTCCACATCTCAGCTCAGTGCTAATAGAGTCCTAACCGTTGAAGAAAGACGAGAAGGTATCTTTCAAGGAAGGCAAGAGTCTGAGCTAAATGTTCTCTCGGATAAGATAGACACGCcgatcaagaagaaaacaacaggCCATGCTCGATTCCGGAATTTGTCTTCAATGAATAAACTTGTGGAAGTTCCTGAGCATTTAACCTCAGGATATTGTAGCAAGCCACAGCAAAATAATAAGATTCTTGTTGATACGCGGGTGACTGTGAGCAAAAAGAAGCCAACCAAGTCTGAgaaatcacaaaccaaacagaaaaatCTTCTTCCGAATCTTTGCCGTTTTCCACCTTCATTTACTG GTCTTTCTCCAGATGAACTTTGGAAACGACGTAACTCGATCGAAACAATCAGTGAGCTATTGCGTCTATTAGACATCAACAGGGAGCATTCTGAAACTGCTCTCGTTCCTTACACAATGAATAGCCAGATTGTACTCTTTGGTGGTGGCGCTGGAGCAATTGTGCCTGTAACTCCTGTTAAAAAACCACGCCCACGACCAAAGGTTGATCTAGACGATGAGACAGACAGAGTGTGGAAACTGCTATTGGAGAATATTAATAGCGAAGGTGTTGACGGATCAGACGAGCAGAAGGCGAAATGGTGGGAGGAAGAACGTAATGTGTTTCGAGGACGAGCTGACTCATTTATTGCAAGGATGCACCTTGTACAAG GGGATCGACGTTTTACGCCTTGGAAGGGATCCGTCGTGGATTCTGTTGTTGGAGTATTTCTCACTCAAAATGTTTCAGACCATCTCTCAAG TTCGGCTTTCATGTCGTTGGCTTCCCAGTTCCCTGTCCCTTTTGTACCGAGCAGTAACTTTGACGCTGGAACAAGCTCGATGCCTTCTATTCAAATAACGTACTTGGACTCAGAGGAAACGATGTCAAGCCCACCCGATCACAATCACAGTTCTGTTACTTTGAAAAATACACAGCCTGATGAGGAGAAGGATTATGTACCTAGCAATGAAACCTCCAGAAGCAGTAGTGAGATTGCCATCTCAGCCCATGAATCAGTTGACAAAACCACGGATTCAAAGGAGTATGTTGATTCAGATCGAAAAGGCTCAAGTGTAGAGGTTGATAAGACGGATGAGAAGTGTCGTGTCCTGAACCTGTTTCCATCTGAAGATTCTGCACTTACATGTCAACATTCGATGGTGTCTGATGCTCCTCAAAATACAGAGAGAGCAGGATCAAGCTCAGAGATCGACTTAGAAGGAGAGTATCGTACTTCCTTTATGAAGCTCCTACAGGGGGTACAAGTCTCTCTAGAAGATTCCAATCAAGTATCACCAAATATGTCTCCGGGTGATTGTAGCTCAGAAATTAAGGGTTTCCAGTCAATGAAAGAGCCCACAAAATCCTCTGTTGATAGTAGTGAACCTGGTTGTTGCTCTCAGCAAGATGGGGATGTTTTGAGTTGTCAGAAACCTaccttaaaagaaaaagggaaaaaggttttgaaggaggaaaaaaaagcGTTTGACTGGGATTGTTTAAGAAGAGAAGCCCAAGCTAGAGCAGGaattagagaaaaaacaagaagtaCAATGGACACCGTGGATTGGAAGGCAATACGAGCAGCAGATGTTAAGGAAGTTGCTGAAACAATCAAGAGTCGCGGGATGAACCATAAACTTGCAGAACGTATACAG GGCTTCCTTGATCGACTGGTAAATGACCATGGAAGTATCGATCTTGAATGGTTGAGAGATGTTCCACCAGATAAAGCAAA AGAATATCTTCTGAGCTTTAACGGATTGGGACTGAAAAGTGTGGAGTGTGTGCGGCTTCTAACACTTCACCATCTTGCCTTTCCA GTTGATACAAATGTTGGGCGCATAGCCGTCAGACTTGGATGGGTGCCCCTTCAGCCGCTCCCAGAGTCACTTCAGTTGCATCTTCTGGAAAT GTATCCTATGCTTGAATCTATTCAAAAGTATCTTTGGCCCCGTCTCTGCAAACTCGACCAAAAAACATT GTATGAGTTGCACTACCAGATGATTACTTTTGGAAAG GTCTTTTGCACAAAGAGCAAACCTAATTGCAATGCATGTCCGATGAAAGGAGAATGCAGACATTTTGCCAGTGCGTTTGCAAG TGCAAGGCTTGCTTTACCAAGTACAGAGAAAGGTATGGGGACACCTGATAAAAACCCTTTGCCTCTACACCTGCCAGAGCCATTCCAGAGAGAGCAAGGGTCTGAAGTAGTACAGCACTCAGAACCAGCAAAAAAGGTCACATGTTGTGAACCAATCATCGAAGAGCCTGCTTCACCGGAGCCAGAAACCGCAGAAGTATCAATAGCTGACATAGAGGAGGCGTTTTTTGAGGATCCAGAAGAAATTCCTACCATCAGGCTAAACATGGATGCATTTACCAGTaacttgaagaagataatggaACACAACAAGGAACTTCAAGACGGAAACATGTCCAGCGCTTTAGTTGCACTTACTGCTGAAACTGCTTCTCTTCCAATGCCTAAGCTCAAGAATATCAGCCAGTTAAGGACAGAACACCGAGT TTACGAACTTCCAGACGAGCATCCTCTTCTAGCTCAG TTGGAAAAGAGAGAACCTGATGATCCATGTTCTTATTTGCTTGCTATATGGACGCCAG GTGAGACGGCTGATTCTATTCAACCGTCTGTTAGTACGTGCATATTCCAAGCAAATGGTATGCTTTGTGACGAGGAGACTTGTTTCTCCTGCAACAGCATCAAGGAGACTAGATCTCAAATTGTGAGAGGGACAATTTTG ATTCCTTGTAGAACAGCGATGAGGGGTAGTTTTCCTCTAAATGGAACGTACTTTCAAGTAAATGAG GTGTTTGCGGATCATGCATCCAGCCTAAACCCAATCAATGTCCCAAGGGAATTGATATGGGAATTACCTCGAAGAACGGTCTATTTTGGTACCTCTGTTCCTACGATATTCAAAG GTTTATCAACTGAGAAGATACAGGCTTGCTTTTGGAAAG GGTACGTATGTGTACGTGGATTTGATCGAAAGACGAGGGGACCGAAGCCTTTGATTGCAAGATTGCACTTCCCGGCGAGCAAACTGAAGGGACAACAAGCTAACCTCGCCTAA
- a CDS encoding pre-mRNA cleavage complex 2 Pcf11-like protein (ENTH/VHS family protein; FUNCTIONS IN: zinc ion binding; INVOLVED IN: biological_process unknown; LOCATED IN: intracellular; EXPRESSED IN: 23 plant structures; EXPRESSED DURING: 13 growth stages; CONTAINS InterPro DOMAIN/s: Protein of unknown function DUF618 (InterPro:IPR006903), RNA polymerase II, large subunit, CTD (InterPro:IPR006569), Zinc finger, C2H2-type (InterPro:IPR007087), ENTH/VHS (InterPro:IPR008942); BEST Arabidopsis thaliana protein match is: PCF11P-similar protein 4 (TAIR:AT4G04885.1); Has 1695 Blast hits to 821 proteins in 229 species: Archae - 0; Bacteria - 223; Metazoa - 395; Fungi - 309; Plants - 134; Viruses - 0; Other Eukaryotes - 634 (source: NCBI BLink).), which translates to MENPRRPFDRSRDPGPMKKPRLSEESIRPVNSNARQFLSQRTLGTATAVTVPPASSRFRVSGRETESSIVSDPSREAYQPQPVHPHYELVNQYKSALAELTFNSKPIITNLTIIAGENVHAAKAVVTAICNNILEVPSDQKLPTLYLLDSIVKNIGRDYIKYFGARLPEVFVKAYRQVDPPMHSNMRHLFGTWKGVFHPQTLQLIEKELGFNAKSDGSAAVVSTARAEPQSQRPPHSIHVNPKYLERQRLQQSGRTKGMVTDVPETAPNLTRDSDRLERVSSIASGGSWVGPAKVNNIRRPQRDLLSEPLYEKDIESIAGEYDYASDLPHNSRSVIKNVGSRITDDGCEKQWYGATNRDPDLISDQRDGLHSKSRTSNYATARVENLESSGPSRNIGVPYDSWKNSEEEEFMWDMHSRLSETDVATINPKNELHAPDESERLESENHLLKRPRFSALDPRFDPANSTNSYSSEQKDPSSIGHWAFSSTNATSTATRKGIQPQPRVASSGILPSSGSGSDRQSPLHDSTSKQNVTKQDVRRAHSLPQRDPRASRFPAKQNVPRDDSVRLPSSSSQFKNTNMRELPVEIFDSKSAAENAPGLTLASEATGQPNMSDLLEAVMKSGILSNNSTCGAIKEESHDEVNPGALTLPAASKPKTLPISLATDNLLARLKVEQSSAPLVSCAASLTGITSVQTSKEKSKASDPLSCLLSSLVSKGLISASKTELPSAPSITQEHSPDHSTNSSMSVSVVPADAQPSVLVKGPSTAPKVKGLAAPSETSKSEPKDLIGLKFRADKIRELHPSVISSLFDDLPHLCTSCSVRLKQKEELDRHMELHDKKKLELSGTNSKCRVWFPKVDNWIAAKAGELEPEYEEVLSEPESAIEDCQAVAADETQCACILCGEVFEDYFSQEMAQWMFKGASYLTNPPANSEASGPIVHTGCLTTSSLQSLEVGIAIKQEIVE; encoded by the exons ATGGAGAATCCTCGTAGACCGTTTGATAGATCCAGAGATCCAGGTCCGATGAAGAAACCCAGGCTCAGCGAGGAATCAATCCGGCCTGTTAATTCCAACGCGCGGCAGTTTTTGTCGCAGAGAACGCTTGGTACGGCTACGGCGGTGACAGTGCCACCTGCTTCGTCAAGGTTTCGAGTTAGTGGTAGAGAAACTGAGAGTAGTATTGTCAGTGATCCGAGCCGAGAGGCTTACCAGCCACAGCCGGTTCATCCACATTATGAGCTTGTGAATCAGTACAAGTCTGCACTGGCTGAGCTCACTTTCAACTCGAAGCCGATAATAACGAACCTTACAATAATTGCTGGAGAGAATGTTCATGCTGCTAAAGCCGTCGTAACCGCCATTTGCAACAACATCCTCGAG GTACCAAGTGATCAGAAGCTGCCAACACTGTACCTGTTAGACAGCATTGTGAAGAACATCGGAAGGGATTACATTAAGTACTTTGGTGCCAGGCTGCCTGAG GTTTTTGTTAAGGCTTACAGGCAAGTTGACCCTCCTATGCATTCTAACATGCGGCATCTTTTTGGAACCTGGAAAGGAGTCTTTCATCCGCAAACACTTCAGCTTATTGAGAAAGAACTTGGCTTTAATGCTAAAAGTGATGGTTCAGCAGCTGTTGTATCCACAGCCAGAGCTGAGCCGCAATCTCAGCGCCCACCACATAGCATCCATGTGAATCCCAAGTATCTAGAAAGGCAGCGCCTTCAGCAGTCGGGACGG ACAAAAGGAATGGTTACTGATGTCCCAGAGACCGCACCCAATTTGACTAGGGATTCAGATAGACTGGAGAGAGTTTCAAGCATAGCATCTGGAGGCTCGTGGGTAGGTCCAGCTAAAGTAAAT AACATTCGGCGACCTCAAAGAGATTTACTTAGTGAGCCCCTCTACGAGAAAGATATCGAGTCAATAGCAGGGGAATATGATTATGCTTCTGATCTACCACATAACTCTAGATCGGTGATTAAGAATGTTGGTTCAAGGATTACTGATGACGGATGTGAGAAACAATGGTACGGAGCTACGAACAGGGATCCTGATCTGATTTCTGACCAAAGGGATGGGTTACATTCCAAAAGCAGAACTTCCAACTATGCTACGGCTAGAGTAGAAAATTTGGAATCAAGTGGTCCCAGTAGAAATATAGGTGTGCCTTATGATAGTTGGAAAAActctgaggaagaagagtttaTGTGGGATATGCACTCAAGGTTATCCGAAACTGATGTAGCCACTATCAACCCAAAGAACGAGCTTCATGCACCAGATGAATCAGAGAGACTG GAATCTGAAAACCACCTCTTAAAACGACCAAGGTTTTCAGCTCTCGACCCAAGGTTTGACCCAGCGAATTCAACAAATTCATATTCCAGCGAGCAAAAAGATCCAAGTAGTATTGGGCACTGGGCGTTTTCTTCTACCAATGCAACCTCGACTGCAACTAGAAAGGGAATTCAGCCTCAACCAAGGGTTGCAAGCTCTGGAATTTTGCCAAGCTCAGGATCTGGGTCAGATAGACAATCGCCTTTACATGATTCAACTTCTAAACAGAATGTGACCAAGCAAGATGTTAGAAGAGCTCACTCACTCCCCCAACGTGATCCTAGGGCTTCCCGGTTTccagcaaaacaaaatgttccCAGGGATGACTCTGTACGGCTCCCATCTTCAAGTAGTCAgtttaaaaacacaaatatgcgTGAACTACCAGTGGAAATCTTTGACTCTAAGTCAGCAGCTGAAAATGCCCCAGGCCTTACTCTTGCCTCAGAAGCTACAGGACAACCCAACATGAGTGATTTGCTAGAAGCTGTCATGAAGAGTGGAATCCTTTCTAATAATTCAACATGTGGTGCGATCAAGGAGGAAAGTCATGATGAGGTCAACCCGGGGGCACTAACCCTGCCAGCAGCCTCTAAGCCTAAGACTTTGCCAATTTCATTGGCTACTGACAATTTATTAGCTCGTTTAAAAGTTGAACAATCCTCCGCACCACTTGTCTCATGTGCAGCGTCTCTTACTGGCATCACCTCAGTACAAAcgtcaaaagagaaaagtaagGCCTCAGATCCTCTTTCATGCCTCTTAAGCTCTTTAGTTTCGAAGGGCTTGATATCTGCTTCGAAGACAGAGCTGCCATCGGCTCCTTCCATAACGCAGGAACACAGTCCTGATCATTCCACCAATAGCTCTATGTCTGTATCTGTGGTTCCAGCAGATGCTCAGCCATCTGTTTTGGTGAAGGGGCCATCTACTGCCCCTAAGGTAAAAGGGTTAGCTGCACCATCTGAAACATCAAAATCTGAACCCAAGGACCTCATAGGATTGAAGTTTAGGGCGGACAAAATCCGTGAACTTCACCCTTCGGTCATTAGTAGTCTATTCGATGACCTTCCCCATCTCTGCACCTCCTGCAGCGTTCGCCttaaacaaaaggaagaactTGATAGGCACATGGAGCTGCATGATAAGAAGAAGCTCGAGTTAAGTGGCACAAACAGTAAATGTAGGGTTTGGTTTCCAAAGGTTGATAACTGGATAGCAGCAAAAGCGGGAGAGTTAGAACCTGAATATGAAGAAGTTCTGAGTGAACCTGAGAGTGCTATTGAGGATTGTCAAGCCGTAGCTGCTGATGAGACCCAATGCGCATGTATATTATGTGGAGAAGTATTTGAGGATTATTTCAGTCAAGAAATGGCTCAATGGATGTTCAAGGGAGCTTCTTACCTGACCAATCCTCCAGCCAACAGTGAGGCCAGTGGTCCTATCGTCCATACAGGTTGTCTGACCACGAGTTCATTGCAGAGCTTGGAAGTTGGAATTGCAATCAAGCAG GAAATTGTTGAGTAG